CGAGGCGCTTCCGAGTGCCCTTTGTGATGGAGGTTCGAGACCTGTGGCCGCAGACGATCATCGATATGGGCGTCATGGGCCCCAGCCATCCGATTATAAAAGCTCTCCAGGTACTGGAGCGGTTTCTGTACCATAGGGCCACCCGCATAATCACCCTGCTGCCAATGTCTCACGAATACATCACAGCCTGCGGGATCTCGCGCGACAAAATTATATGGATCCCGAATGGAGTGGATCTATCCCGCTTCAGCAGAGCTTCAACGAAACCAGCGAACCACGATGGATTCCAGGTGATGTACCTCGGTGCGCACGGCCAGGCCAATGCTCTCGATGTGCTGCTCGATGCGGCAAGGATTATCCAGGAGAGAGGCCTCAGTGAGATACGCTTTGTCCTCATGGGGGATGGCCCGGAGAAGCCCAGGCTGATCAAGATGGCAGAAGAGCTTGGGCTTGAGAATGTGGAGTTCAGGAATCCTGTGCCGAAAAGCAAGGTACCAGATGTTCTTAGTGAAGCTGATGCCTTTTTGTTTAACTTGGAAGACGTTGCAGTTTTCAGATACGGCATCAGCCCCAACAAGCTCTTTGACTTCATGGCGGTTGGCAATCCTGTGATCTCCTCCGTGCAGGCGCCGGCAAACCCCGTGGATGCAGCACACTGCGGGTTCACCATACAGCCGAGGGATCCGGAAGCAATGGCTGAGGCGATCATAAGGCTCTATAGCATGCCTCAGGATGCACGAGAGGAGATGGGCCGCGCGGGGCGGGACTACGTGGAAAAGCATCATGACATCGCCAGGCTCGCAGAACGACTTGAAGACACGCTGGCTCAAATCCTGAGCGGGCCTTGAGATTTGCAGAAAGGGGGCCACACGCCTATCACCTCCCCGACGTCCGCCCCTGGCTCGCTCAGACGAGCGTCTTCGTGCTGCCGTCCTTTTACAGAGAGGGCGTGCCCCGCAGCACCCAGGAGGCGATGGCGATGGCCCGGCCCGTTATCACGACAGACGCCCCGGGATGCCGCGAGACCGTGATCGATGGCGTTAACGGCTTCCTGGTGCCGCCCCGCGATGCCAGCGCCCTGGCGGATGCGATGGAGCG
Above is a genomic segment from Methanothrix sp. containing:
- a CDS encoding glycosyltransferase family 4 protein encodes the protein MNIWIFNENAYSPDLPGGTRHYDLSRELVRRGHSVSIFATSFHHHMHKEVRLQPGEDWRIEEFEGVRFVWIRTPPYQRNDWRRVRNMVAFMLRSWRLGERISRIAPEVGTPDVIIGSSPHLLNPLAAWMVARRFRVPFVMEVRDLWPQTIIDMGVMGPSHPIIKALQVLERFLYHRATRIITLLPMSHEYITACGISRDKIIWIPNGVDLSRFSRASTKPANHDGFQVMYLGAHGQANALDVLLDAARIIQERGLSEIRFVLMGDGPEKPRLIKMAEELGLENVEFRNPVPKSKVPDVLSEADAFLFNLEDVAVFRYGISPNKLFDFMAVGNPVISSVQAPANPVDAAHCGFTIQPRDPEAMAEAIIRLYSMPQDAREEMGRAGRDYVEKHHDIARLAERLEDTLAQILSGP